GTTCCTCGCCGCCGAGACGGTCGCGAAGACGTACCTCGACGAGGTGCACGAGGGCGACACCGTCAACATCGAGCGCGCGCTCGCCGCCGACGGCCGCTTCGACGGCCACGTCGTCCAAGGGCACGTCGACACCACCGCCGAGGTTCGCGCCGTCGAGCAGGTCGGCGAGGACTGGCGGTTCACCTTCGCCATCCCGGAGGGATTCGGACAGTACATCGTGGACAAGGGGTCGGTCGCGCTCGACGGCATCTCGCTCACGGTCGCGGAGAAACGTGACGACGAGTTCGACGTCGCCATCATCCCGACTACCTACGACCTGACGAACCTCTCGGAGAAGGAGCCGGGCGACTCGGTCCACGTCGAGGTGGACGTGGTCGCGAAGTACGTCGAGAACATGCTGGAGGGGTACGCGGAGTCGCTGTTGGCGGACGCCCCGAGGCCGGCGGACGACTGAGCAGGCGACACCGGACTCGCTTCGTCCGCGCTCGCTCCGCACGTCGTCGCGTCATCACGCCAGACGCGGGGTCGACCCACGGCGAGACAGGCCGTCCGCTCGCGTCGCTCGCGATGTGGGTCCGGCAGAAAACGCCAGGACAGGGATTTAAACTCCTGAAGACGGTCGCCTCGCTCCGCTCGGCGCTGCGACTTCCGTGTTCAACTCCCTGTCGCGCAGGTCGTCCGCGCTCGCTGGGTCGCTCGCACACGCTACGCGGTGCTCGTGTGGGTTGCTCGCGCGTAAAAACGACGCCAGGACAGGGATTTGAACCCTGGATCCCAAGGGGAACACGCTTTCCAGGCGTGCGCCTTACCACTCGGCCATCCTGGCTCGCATCGTCACGTACCTCCCTGTCGAGTTTAAGCCTGTCCTTTCCGCGCGAGTCGATGCTCGAATCGATAGGCCGCGGCGGCCACCACGAGGCCCACCGCGGCGGCGACGCCGAACAGGCCGGCGAAGCCGAACGGCAGCCCCGAGCCGAGTAGCACGAGGCCTTGGCCGCCGACGAGGACGACGAACAGACCGATCGCCCCCCACAGCAGCGCCGACTTCCGACGGGTCACGACCTACTCCAGCGCGACGACCGCCTCGATTTCGACGCCGACGCCCTTCGGGAGCGCGCCCGCCTGCACCGCCGAGCGCGCCGGTGGCTCCTCGTCGAAGTAGGTGGCGTACGTCTCGTTCATCTCCTCGAAGTCGTCGATGTCCGCGAGGAACACCGTCGTCTTGAGCACGTCCGCGGCCTCGGCGCCCGCCTCCTCGACGATGGCGAGGAGGTTGTCGAGCGCGAGTTCCGTCTGCTCGGCGATGGGGGCGTCGTCTTTCAGGTCGCCGTCGGGGGTCAGGGGGATCTGGCCCGCGGTGAACAGCAGGTCGCCGTTCGTCGTCGCCTGACTGTACGCGCCGACCGCCGCCGGAGCCTCGTCCGTGGAGACGATCCGTTTCATACCCGCGACTGCGGCGCGCCGTCTCATAAATCGGCCGTTCGTGCGCCGTGTCGACGCGGACGACTCTGGCCCCGCCGCCTACGCGAGCACCTCGACCTCGTACCCCGCCTCCTCTAAGGCGGCGACGACGCGCGCGGCGTGTTCGTCGCCGTGCGTCTCCAACTCGATCTCCAGATCCGCCGCGTCGACTGCGATGTCGCGGGAGGTGCGGTCGTGGCTCAAGGCGTACACGTTCGCGTCCTCGCGGGCGATGATGCCCGCGACGCGCTCCAGTTCGCCGGGACGGTCTTTCAGCTCCAGCGAGACCTTCAGGTACCGACCCATGCGGACGAGGCCACGGAGGATCACCGTGATCAGCGTGTTCATGTCGATGTTCCCGCCGCACAGCGCCGGGACGATCGTCTCGCCCTCAGCGTAGTCGAACTTCTCCTCCAGCACCGCCGCGAGCGCGACCGCGCCCGCGCCCTCGACGACGGTCTTCGAGCGTTCGAGCAGGAGGGTGAGCGCCTCCGCGATCTCCTCGTCGTCGACGGTGACGACCTCGTCGACGCGCTCGCGGATGTACGGGAACGTGTGCTCGCCGACCTCCCGCACCGCGATGCCGTCGGCGACCGTGTCGACGCCGGCCAACTCGACGCGGTGGCCCTCTCGCATCGATCGGGCGGCGGAGTCGGCGCCGGCGGCCTGCACGCCGACGACGCGCACGTCGTCGAGCGCGCCCTTCAGCGCCGTCGCGACGCCGGAGATGAGGCCGCCGCCGCCGATGGGGACGACCACCGTGTCGACCTCGGGGCACTGCTCGGCGATCTCTAAGCCGATCGTCCCCTGCCCGGCCATCACGAGGTCGTCCTCGAACGCGTGGAGGTACACCATGTCCTCCTCGCGTTCGATCTCGTGGGCGTGCGCCTGCGCCTCGTCGTAGTCGATGCCGTGGAGCACGACGTCGCCGCCGTAGCGTCGGGTCGCCTCCACCTTCGAGACGGGCGCGTACTTCGGCATCACGATGGTCGAGTCGACACCCGCCCGCGTGGCTGCGAGCGCGACGCCCTGCGCGTGGTTGCCGGCGCTGGCGGTGACGACGCCGCGCTCGCGCTCCTCGTCGGTGAGCGCCGCGATCCGGTTCATCGCCCCGCGGATCTTGAACGCCCCCGTCCGCTGAGTGTTCTCCAGTTTCAGGTGCACGTCCGCACCAGTCATCTCCGAGAAGCTGAACGAGTGGTTCAGCGGTGTCCGAACCGCGACCGTCTCGACGTGCTCGCGGGCGGCGAGCACGTCGTCGTAGCTGAGCATACCCCGGCTTAGCCGGTCGCTGGTGTATCGGTTGTGGTCACGACTGCGCCGCGACCGTCGGCGGACCCGCGGACGCGAGCCGATTCGTCGCGAACCGGTCGCTCGCGGGTGTGAACGTGGGGAAAGAGGGGGAATGCACGCGTGTGACGTGCAACAGGATTCAGGTCCCCCGAGTATATAAAAGTAAGTCACGCGGAGTGTAAGTGAAATCGCAAGACTACGGCGCCCTGAGACGCTCGTCAGACACCTGTCTGCTCACCGTCTGGCGTATCAACGTTCCGGTCGTTCTCGTACCGTAACACGACGCTCGGCGAGCGCGGCCCGTACGCGCTCGGGGAACGGGGCCGTCCCCGGCCAGGTGGCGGCCGCGCCGAGTCGGTCAGGGTCGCCGACGTACACCGCGGCCTCGCCGCGTTGCGTGCCGTCCGGAGCGAGCAGCGGGACCGCGACGCGTGTGTAGAGGTCGTCGGCGACGCCCTCGTACGCGTCGAGCGCGTCGACCTCGTCGGTGCGCAGGAGTCGACCGCCGACCGCCGCGTCGACCTCTGCCGTCCGGTGCGTCGGGACGCGGTCGGTGGAGTCGCCGGAGTCGGTGGAGTCGGCGGTGTCGCCAGCGTCCCCGACAGCGGTCGCGTCGGCTCCGCCGTCGGCTGCGGGGAGCGCGAGCGTGGGGTAGCGACCCTCGACGACCCGAAGGCCGACGAGCGTCGCGGCGCCGACGAAGGCGAACGAGTCGAGCAGTTCGCGCACCCGCTCGGGTTCGGTGAGCGTGCCGTAGACGAAGACGTCCATGCCCGCCACACCCGCCCGAGCGGCTTGGTTGTTCGGGCGACGGCCGCCGGCGACCACGAGCCGTTCCGCTTCCGGAACCACCAAACCCGACCCCGCCGCAAGCGGCGTATGAGCCGCGAGCGTCTGCTCGGCGTGTGGCGACGCGTCCTCGCGCTCGCGTGGCCGGTGATGGCCGAGCAGACGTTCCGCACGGCGATGCGGACGACCGACATCGTCGTCACCGCGCAGTTCTCCCCCGCCGCCGTCGTCGCCATCGGGCTCGCAGACCTGTACGCCAGGTTCCCGCTGCGCATCGGCCTCGGTCTGGGGGGCGGTGCCATCGCCCTCTCCAGTCAGGACACCGGCGCCGGCGCCGACGCCAACCGCGACGAGGCGGTGACGCAAGCAGTGGTCATGGGCGCGCTCGCGGGCGTCCCTTCGTTCTGGTCGGCCTGTTCCTCGGCGAACCGATCATCGCGGTGCTCGGCGCCGACGACCGGACGGCGCGCCTCGGCGGCGAGTACCTCGCCCTCGTGTTCGCGACGGCGCCCGCGCGCCACGTCGCGCTCATCGCCGCCCGGTCGCTCCAGGGGACCGGCGACACCCGCACCCCGATGTACGTGAACGTGCTGGCGAACACGCTCAACATCTCGGGGTCGCTCGTGCTCGGCCTCGGCTTGTTTGGCGCCCCACGCCTGGAGATCGTCGGCGTCGGGGTCGCCACCGCCGCGGCGAACGTGTTGACCGCCGGCCTGCTCCTGCTCGCGATGGCGACCTCGTGGTCGGACGCGAGTCTCGTCCGCCCGCGCGACACCGTGATCGCCCGCCAACTCGTGCGCGTCTCGACCCCGCGCGTCTTGGAGGGGTTCTCGGCGACGGTCGCGGAGTTCCCGTTCAACGCGCTCCTGCTCGGCTTCGGCACGCCCGTCAACGCCGGCTTCCAGATCGGGCGCCGGATGTACCAGCAGGTGACGGGGCCGCTGTCGCGCGGCTACAACGTCGCCGCCAGCGTCGTCGTCGGCCAGTCGCTCGGCGACGCCGACCCCGACGGGGCGCGGTACAACGGCTGGGCGGTGACGGGACTCGGCCTCGCGACCGTGGGGGTCCTCGGCGTCGCGCTCGTCGTCGCCGCGCCGGCGTTCGTCTCAGTGTTCACCGACGACCCCGCGACGGTGCCCCACGCGGTCGCGTTCGCG
The DNA window shown above is from Halobaculum marinum and carries:
- a CDS encoding riboflavin synthase, which encodes MFTGIVETAGEVVGREETPEGLRLRVAADGLDDLHHGQSIAVSGVCLTVEEFGAVDDASDADRSWFSVFLAAETVAKTYLDEVHEGDTVNIERALAADGRFDGHVVQGHVDTTAEVRAVEQVGEDWRFTFAIPEGFGQYIVDKGSVALDGISLTVAEKRDDEFDVAIIPTTYDLTNLSEKEPGDSVHVEVDVVAKYVENMLEGYAESLLADAPRPADD
- a CDS encoding Rid family detoxifying hydrolase, encoding MKRIVSTDEAPAAVGAYSQATTNGDLLFTAGQIPLTPDGDLKDDAPIAEQTELALDNLLAIVEEAGAEAADVLKTTVFLADIDDFEEMNETYATYFDEEPPARSAVQAGALPKGVGVEIEAVVALE
- the ilvA gene encoding threonine ammonia-lyase, whose translation is MLSYDDVLAAREHVETVAVRTPLNHSFSFSEMTGADVHLKLENTQRTGAFKIRGAMNRIAALTDEERERGVVTASAGNHAQGVALAATRAGVDSTIVMPKYAPVSKVEATRRYGGDVVLHGIDYDEAQAHAHEIEREEDMVYLHAFEDDLVMAGQGTIGLEIAEQCPEVDTVVVPIGGGGLISGVATALKGALDDVRVVGVQAAGADSAARSMREGHRVELAGVDTVADGIAVREVGEHTFPYIRERVDEVVTVDDEEIAEALTLLLERSKTVVEGAGAVALAAVLEEKFDYAEGETIVPALCGGNIDMNTLITVILRGLVRMGRYLKVSLELKDRPGELERVAGIIAREDANVYALSHDRTSRDIAVDAADLEIELETHGDEHAARVVAALEEAGYEVEVLA
- a CDS encoding gamma-glutamylcyclotransferase family protein, encoding MDVFVYGTLTEPERVRELLDSFAFVGAATLVGLRVVEGRYPTLALPAADGGADATAVGDAGDTADSTDSGDSTDRVPTHRTAEVDAAVGGRLLRTDEVDALDAYEGVADDLYTRVAVPLLAPDGTQRGEAAVYVGDPDRLGAAATWPGTAPFPERVRAALAERRVTVRERPER